In Palaemon carinicauda isolate YSFRI2023 unplaced genomic scaffold, ASM3689809v2 scaffold415, whole genome shotgun sequence, the following are encoded in one genomic region:
- the LOC137636859 gene encoding uncharacterized protein — protein sequence MNPSKQEPKPKVEKKKTFHCASHESQAFAPFTCSGKINGKPVTILRDTGSSQTIVSPKVIQSKGETHRYVAVNDLTSKSMLPIINVNLHCPYFSGTTEVAVNPELLPCKNVDVILGNDIANSVVLTNLIAVSPGDVVEEECLAVTRSSKKDTPTESSSNPLPVSEPMDFNELMSTYKIQPDSFSYQQRKDVTLQQCFNQVKPKDTNKCSYFYINNDVLMRKFRSSKNSHLETWKDLFQVVVPKDIRPLILELSHFADSHLGITKTYERISQDFYWPNMKNDIKEYVKTCTTCQKTNGALERTHQTIKNLLRKYIHSSGNEWDCDLELIMYIIRGVRNQSTGMSPFELLFGRRPRTILSSVKERILKLGDSEVPISQYISELNRKLSDLHSIAKTNLITAQEKMKINYDKKAKTRSFKVGDAVLLYHPIAGSPLREKY from the exons atgaatccttccaaacaggaaccaaaacctaaggtggagaagaaaaagaccttccattgtgcatcacacgagtcccaagcgtttgcacccttcacttgctcaggcaaaataaatggtaaacctgtaaccatactcagagacactggatcctctcaaacgatcgtctctcctaaagtaatacaatctaaaggtgaaactcacaggtatgttgcagttaatgacctaaccagtaagtctatgttgcctatcattaatgtaaaccttcattgtccttatttctctggaactactgaagtagctgtaaatccagaactgttaccatgcaagaatgtagatgtaatcctgggtaatgacatagctaactctgttgtcttaacaaacttaatagcagtatctccaggtgatgttgtagaggaggaatgcttagcagtgacacgaagcagtaaaaaggacacccctactgaatcatcatcaaacccgttgccagtctctgaacctatggatttcaacgagttgatgagtacatataagatccagcctgattcctttagctatcaacaaaggaaagatgtcactctacagcagtgtttcaaccaagtgaaaccaaaggataccaacaagtgttcttatttttatattaataatgatgtactaatgagaaaattcaggtccagcaagaacagtcatctagaaacctggaaggatctattccaggtagttgttcctaaggatataagacctctgatcctagaattgtctcactttgctgactctcatcttggtatcactaaaacatatgaacgcatcagtcaagacttttattggccaaacatgaagaatgacattaaagagtacgtaaaaacatgtacaacatgtcaaaaa accaatggagcattagaacgcactcaccagaccattaaaaatcttctccggaaatacatccatagttcaggtaacgagtgggattgcgatttggaactgatcatgtacatcatacgaggagttcgaaaccagtctactggtatgtcaccttttgaactactcttcggtcgacggccacgaactatcctcagttcagtcaaagaacgcatcctgaagttgggagatagtGAGGTACctatttcccaatatatttcagaactcaacaggaaactttcagatcttcactccattgccaaaactaacttgataacagctcaagagaagatgaagattaactatgataaaaaggctaaaaccagaagtttcaaagtaggagatgcagtgctgctataccatccgattgcaggctctcccctacgagagaaatactag